A stretch of the Saprospiraceae bacterium genome encodes the following:
- a CDS encoding helix-turn-helix domain-containing protein, with protein MSFEERLKIKALLETGHSQKDIAQLLNRSASTISREFNRNIAKRGRGSGHYCAESAQRKTVQRHKK; from the coding sequence ATGAGTTTTGAAGAAAGATTAAAAATTAAGGCTTTGTTAGAAACTGGTCATTCTCAAAAAGATATAGCTCAATTATTGAATCGATCTGCATCGACCATTAGTAGAGAGTTTAACCGCAATATTGCTAAAAGGGGAAGAGGATCAGGACATTATTGTGCTGAATCGGCACAAAGAAAAACAGTTCAGAGGCATAAAAAATAA
- a CDS encoding IS30 family transposase, with translation MLKGEEDQDIIVLNRHKEKQFRGIKNKPKAIKLTDELKCKIKKLIVHDRLSPELISGRAKLEKVEMVSHETIYKFIWTSKHGNKRSGKAYKTLHKFLKHYGRRRKRGNVYENRARILNRIPISQRPDHINLRKRFGHAEMDIVLGKNRKPGILIIQDRKSRKTWLKKIEHKNAKYINSKIKSILNRTEKPIRSITTDNDLAFANHHQLNIDVYFTNPYSSQEKGSVENRIGQLRRFFPKRTNFDEVSESQINKVEHLLNNRPLKMFNYKTPNEVYFSNTLALMN, from the coding sequence TTGCTAAAAGGGGAAGAGGATCAGGACATTATTGTGCTGAATCGGCACAAAGAAAAACAGTTCAGAGGCATAAAAAATAAACCAAAGGCAATCAAACTCACAGACGAGCTTAAGTGCAAAATCAAAAAACTGATTGTACATGATAGGTTATCTCCAGAATTAATAAGCGGCAGAGCTAAGTTGGAAAAAGTTGAGATGGTAAGCCACGAAACTATTTATAAGTTTATCTGGACATCAAAACATGGAAACAAAAGATCTGGTAAGGCATATAAAACTTTGCATAAATTCCTCAAGCACTACGGCAGAAGGCGTAAACGAGGAAATGTATACGAAAACAGAGCTCGAATTTTAAATAGAATACCAATCAGCCAAAGGCCAGATCATATTAATTTAAGAAAGCGATTTGGGCATGCAGAAATGGATATAGTTTTAGGAAAAAATCGTAAACCTGGTATTTTAATAATACAAGATAGAAAATCTCGTAAAACATGGTTGAAAAAAATTGAGCACAAAAATGCTAAATACATAAATTCTAAAATAAAATCAATACTTAACAGAACTGAAAAACCAATACGCAGTATAACAACAGATAATGATCTCGCATTTGCTAATCATCATCAATTAAATATTGATGTTTATTTTACAAATCCCTATAGTTCTCAAGAAAAGGGAAGTGTCGAAAATAGAATTGGACAATTAAGAAGATTTTTTCCGAAAAGAACTAATTTTGATGAAGTATCTGAAAGTCAGATAAACAAAGTTGAACATTTACTCAATAACAGACCCTTGAAAATGTTTAACTATAAAACACCGAATGAGGTCTATTTTAGCAATACCCTTGCATTAATGAATTGA